The Haloarcula sp. CBA1127 genomic interval CCATCTCTTCGATGATTGCATCGCTGGCTGTCGCCAGTGTCCGGGCGAACTGCTCTGTCACCCTCGGGAGCGGGGTTTCGTCCATACCGAGTTATGCCGGTAGCGGCGACATAAACGAGTGGGTCCGGACCGGAACTAGCCGAGTTCGAGGCGTTCGACGTACTGAATCACGGACTCCAGCGCGGGGTTAGCGTAGTACTCCACAGTATTGTCCGCTGTCTCGTATGATAGAATCCCCAGATCGTCCAGCCGCGGAAGGTGATTGTGTGCCAGCGACACCCCCACTTCGTCACGTGACTTCGGTGTCGTTCTGGCTGGGATAGCCTTCTCACGCTCGTAGACGCGGTCGACGAGGTCGTCCAGCGGGACCTCGGCGTCTGACCGGTCTTTCAGGTGATACAGGAGACTGCGTCGCCGCGGAGCGGAGATCAGTTCCAGTACTTGATCAAATGAGTACGGTATCGGAATCGTTTCCGGCTCCTCTGGGTCCCCCTTCTTGACGCCGCCGGGTGGGGTGACGGTGTCCCGAAACGTCGGCGTCTCCTCCGCGTCTTGCGACGCCGTGACGGTCCAGCCGTGGTCCGGGAGATACTCGTACACGACGTCGTACAGGGGCCGAAACATCTCGACTGTCTCTTCAGTATGGGCCTCCGGGTCCATGTGGTGGTGGCCGGAGACGTCCATCTCGGCACATTGTCGGTTCAACGCGGTCACCAGCGCGATGACGCGGTCACGTTCCCAGGACTCAAGCAGGCCAGTAAGCGAATGCAGGCACAGAAGCAGCGGTGCATCTGCCTGTTCAAGTCGACCGAGATGGCGAGAGACGGTCGCGCCGATATCTATCGGCTCAACTGTCGAGGGAAGGGTATCAAGCGTCAATGAAGGAAATGCGCCAGACGCCGCTGCCTGCGAGTTAGCCGGTAACTCGCTGCCGGCGTCGACGATAATCGCCTCTTCGGGCATCTCGTCGTCGAGGTGCTGCTGCCACAGCGAGAGGCGGGAATCGGGGGACTCAGACACTGTGACACAGATGGCCTTCGAGTCACTGACTCCCTGTTCAGTCAGGAACCCGGCACACCCCTCTCGTTCGGCGTCGCTCGAACCGCGTGCCAGCACTAATACGGACGCGGCCTCGCTCAGAGGCTGGTCCACTGTCCCACTCCCGGAGTTCATTGCGTACTGTATCGTATCAGGAACCATAAAGCCATCAACAAATAAGCGTTCCCTTGATATAGGGTAATATTCAATCAGGAACCGCTCGAAATGAGACACTGTCCGGATCGGTCCCCTCTGTGTTACCGGTTCTCAGTGCGTGTCCCGGACCGTCTCGATTCCGAGGATTTTTGCAGTACTACGGCGTATTACTTACTATGCCAATCATGTCGAGTAGCGACTTTTCTATCCACATCGAGGAGTGTGATGAGTTTGACGACGGGATGCCGATAAGTTCGCTTCCGGACGAGGTCACGTCCATCGACGACCTCGACTGTGAGTGCTGGAGCGGGTTCGAGTCGCTGGACGAAATCTAACGACGGGCTTTACGGCTTGGTTGCCAGAAGTCAGCCTCGGTCGACTGCTCGTCGAGTATCTCGTCGACGACCGTTTCCGCGTCCTCGGTGAGCTTTTTCACGGTGTATGCTGACGGCTGTCGCATCACTGCATAAAAGTGACCGTAGCTAGGAATGTCCTGATCGAAACACGTCTTCTGGGCCACCGATTCACTCCGGGCGACACACTCGTCCCGAAGACCCTGCTCCCGCTGGGCCGTCCCGATCAGACATCCCAGTACGCCGGTTCGTTACCGGGCTTCCACTTTATCGAGCACCCTCTGGATGGTTTCTCGACTGCCGTAATCTGATCGCCATCGAGCAACGTTTCGACGTGTATGGCCATCTCTCGCTCGCTGGGTTCGTCATCCGGGTTCGGTGCGTCGTCGAGGCGGCCGTGGTACGCCAACTTGAACGTCCCGCCGTCGTTGCGAAACAGGAACGGATCAGGGGTACAGCGGGCGCCGTACGCGGCTGCCACGTCCTGAGACTCGTCGAATAGATACGCGTCGTACTGTATCTCGCCGCGCTCGACGAGCTCCTGCATCCGCTCGAAGGAGTCGTCGGGGTACTCCTCGGGGTCGTTGGCATTGATCCCGACGACAGCGAGGTCATCGTATTCCGTCGCGAGACGGTTCAGTTCATCAACCTTCGCTTTCGCGTATGGACAGTGGTTGCACGTAAACACGACCAGTAGTGCGTCCGTGTCCACGAAATCCGACAGTGAGTATGTTGCCCCGTCCGCCCCCGGGAGTTCGAACGGCAGTGCTTCGTCCCCACGCCCGAGCACGTCGGACTCCGAATCGAGTGAAACCATCGCCTTCCGCTACGACTGTCGCCGCTAAAAGTCCACGGACGCGCTACACTGACTTCTGAGGCGACCGCTTTTTGTTCAACTGTCCGCTTCTTCCGACGTCGCTGCCGCAGTATCGAAGGCTTTCGCTGCCTCGAACGCGGCGCTCCCGTCATCGACTGAGAACAGCGTCTCTTTCCCCTCCGCTTCGTGCTTTTCCAGCAATCCGACCGTCACCAGCTCTTCGAGCGTCCCGTCGAGGTACAGCGTCTTCAGCGGCACGCCAGCTTCCTCACTCAGGGCCGTTTTCGTATACGTTTCGTCCGCGTCGAGGCGGAGTATCGTGTCGATAACTGTTGCCGCCTTGTCGTGGTTTGCGACGTGTGCCCATCCCGTGTCAGAACCAGCCCGTTGGCCACCCTCTTCAAACATTAGTCGACACCTAACCGGCAGAGATACTAAAACTGTCTGGTGCATTTCCACCCGAATGATGTGACGCTCTCTCACTATTGAGCAAGGCTTTTGTCCGCGTCACTCCGCTGGCACTGTATGAGCAGTCGCCGCGAGATACTCGACCTGCTGCGGGAGAACGCTCGTTACACGACCGAGGACATCGCTCGGTTGACTGATTACTCCGAGAGCGAGGTAGCCGAGGCTATCGAGGAGTTCGAGGAGGCAGGTGTTATCCGCGGCTACGGGGCAGTCGTCGACTGGAACGCCGTCGAGACTGACGAGGAGCGCGTTCGCGCCACCGTCGAACTCAACGTCACGCTGGACCGTGAGACCAGCTACGACGACATCTCCGACCGGATCGCGAAGTTTCCGGAAGTGACCTCGCTTCGCCTCGTCAGCGGTGACTACGACTTCGACCTGGAGGTCGAGGGCGATTCGATGCGCGAAGTGTCGCACTTCATCAGCGACAAAATCGCGCCGATTCCCGAGATCACGCAGACGGTGACTCACTACATCATGGAGTCGTACAAGGAGCAGGGGATGGAGTTCGACGACCACGATGACGACGACCGCCTGTCCGTCTCACCATGACATTCGAAGCAGCGGACAGGGTCGACAGCGTGCCACCCTCGGGCATCCGTCGGTTCTTCGAACTGGCCGAGGAGATGGACGACATCATCTCGCTTGGGGTCGGTGAACCGGATTTCTCGGCCCCGTGGGCGGCCCGTGAAGCCGCTATTGCGTCACTCGAACGCGGCCAGACGTCCTACACCGCCAATCGAGGGAAACGGGAGCTCCGGGAACGCATCGCGGACTACGAAGCGGCGGCACACAACCTGCAGTACGATCCCGATGAGGAAATCCTCGTCACAGCAGGGGCGAGCGAAGGGCTGGATCTCGCGTTTCGGGCACTGCTAAACCCCGGCGATTCGATCGCTATCGCCCAGCCCTGCTACGTCTCGTACGTCCCCGGTGCGACGTTCGCCGGTATCGACGTTGTCGACGTTCCGACACGCGCGGCAGACGAGTTCAAGCTCACCCGAGAGGTGCTGGAATCGTCCGGTGCGGCCGAGGCTGACGCGCTCGTGTACTGTTACCCGAACAACCCGACCGGAGCGACGATGACGGCCGAGGAGATGGCGGATGTGGCGGCTTTTTGCCGCGAAAACGATCTCCTCGTGTTCGCCGACGAGATCTACGCCGACCTTACGTACGAACACGACCACACGTCTATCGCTACCCTCCCCGGGATGCGCGAGCGGACCGTCGTTTTCAACGGGTTCTCGAAGGCGTTCGCTATGACGGGGTTCAGACTTGGGTACGCAATGGCCCCACCGGAGGCCATCGAGGCCATGAACCGCATCCATCAGTACTCGATGCTGTCGGCCCCAACGACGGCCCAGCACGCTGCTATCGAGGCGCTGGACAACTGTCGCGACGAGGTCACAGACATGGCCGCCCAGTACGACCGCCGACGGAAGTACGTCCTCACACGCTTCGAAGAGATGGGACTGGACTGCTTCCCGGCGGCTGGGGCCTTCTACGCGTTCCCGGAATGTCCATGGGACGATGCCGGCGAGTTCGCCGAGAGTCTGCTGCAAGAAAAGCAGGTCGCAGTCGTACCCGGAACCGCCTTTGGTGAGGGCGGGTCGGGCCACCTGCGAGTGTCGTACGCAACCGGTCTTGACGATCTCAAAGAAGCGATGGTCCGGATCGAGTCGTTCCTTAATTGACAATTACTCCCGGCGAAACATTCAGTATGGTCGACTTACTACGGTAAGGAGACCGTGATACGAACAACCGGAACTTCTTTTTCATCGACATTTGGTGGGGATAAAGTTTTTTCCTGCCTAACTGGAGATGAATAACAATGGCTATCGATGATACTGGGGGAGGTGAGTCAGATCAGGTCAACGGTGGGGGGAACCTGACTGACGAGCCTGTACGAGTCGGCGAATACACGTGGGACGATCTTCGGCGGGAGGTACACGATGGGGGGCGGTTCGACCGGAGCGTGTACCTCGGCTTCGAGCCGAGAGAACTCAGTCAGCGACTCGAAGACGCGGCAAGCGCCGGTAAGACACTGCAAGCGCCGTTCGAAGAGTACCTCGACCCAACCACGACACCAGTCGCGAAAGACATCTACACGTGGGAGCATTTCAAACAAGAGTACTATTACAAGGACGGCAGTCTCCCCCGTGACAGTGACGGCGAAGTCATCCCTTTCGACGAAAGTGAGTATCTGAACTTCGACCCCGAACACACGGAAAACAAGCTGTCCGCCGCCGAAGACATCGCCAGTGAACTGCACGAGTACGTCGACGAAAACACCGTCGACGTGAATCCGGAACTGGACGAAGACGAGTTCTTCTCGACACGGGACGGCCACACGACCGTCGTCAACCGCTACGACCTCGAAAAAGCCGTTCCCCAGTCGAAGAAATCTCATTTCAACGAACTGGAACGGTACTGGGTCAACAAACCCTACGCCTGCGTCATCATCTTCCACTCACGGAAAGAGAACGAGAAGAAGTACTACGTCATCGAGCCGTATCTCACCGATATCGAGATCGACCTCCGGGAGTTCCTCTCGGGCAAGCTCAAGACCGCGATCAAGTATTCAGAGGACGATGTGATCGTTCAGGGGACCGACGCCGACCGAGCACAGGTCATCCAGCGGGAGGCCGAACAACTCCTCTCGCGGTACGACCTCTACAACGGCTCGGTCTCCAGTAGCGGTGAAGAGAGCGTTCTCGGACAGGTCAAGGAACTGTTCGGGCTGGACGAGGAAACACAAAGTGAAACGGCGGGACAACTCTCAGGCATTTCAACACGTCCCGAACCGGCTATCCTCCAAGATGACGACCCGAAGCTAAACGAGTATCAGGTCGAGAAGCTGCTGTATATGCTCAAGCGGGACTTCGTTGGCTACGCCCGCATCGACGGCGTCAAACACGACATCAACGTAGAGGATATCTCCTGTGATGGGTACAACTCCCGGGTGTTCGTCTATCACACCGACTACGAGCAGATTATCTCGAACGTCGAACACGGCGAGGGGGAACTCGACGACTTCGTCGTGAAACTTGCCCAGCGGTCCGGAAAGGGTATCTCGAAGCGCCAGCCACAGGTCGATGCGACGCTGCCGGACGGGTCACGTGCCCAGTTGACCCTGGGCCGGGAGGTGTCTGACCACGGGACAAACTACACCATCCGGCAGTTCAAGGATGTCCCCTTTACGCCGATCGACCTCATCAACTGGAACACCTTCTCGCTGGACGAGATGGCGTTCCTCTGGCTCTGTATCGAGAACAACAAGAGCCTCATCTTCGCCGGCGGTACTGCCTCCGGGAAGACGACGAGCCTGAACGCCGTCTCGCTGTTCATCCCGTCGAACTCCAAGATCGTCTCTATCGAGGACACGCGTGAGGTCGAACTGCCACAGCGGAACTGGGTGGCAAGCGTCACGCGCCCCTCCTTCGGCGAGGACGACAAGGGCGACGTCGACGAGTTCGACCTGCTGGAGGCCGCACTCCGTCAGCGCCCGGACTACATCGTCATGGGTGAGATCCGTGGTGAGGAAGGGCGGACGCTGTTCCAGGTCATGTCGACCGGCCACACCACCTACACCACGTTCCACGCCGACTCCGTCGGCGAGGTCATCAAGCGGTTCACGACCGAACCCATCAACGTCTCGAAGACGCTGTTTACGGCGCTGGACCTCGTGTCGATTCAGACCCAGACCCGGGTCGACGGCAACAAGGTCCGCCGGAACAAGTCCCTGACCGAAATCAACGAGTACTCCGCCGAGAACGACGAGATCAACGTCCGGGACGTGTACGAGTGGCGCGCCGAGACGGACGAGTACATCCAGATGGGGAACTCGAACACGCTCGAAGAGATCAAGTTCGACCGTGGGTGGACCCAGGATAAACTCGACGAGGAACTGTTCAAGCGCAAGGTCGTCCTCGCGTACCTCATCGAGAAGGGGCTGAACACCTACACGCAGGTCGCGGCGACCATTCAGGCGTTCATCAACGACCCCGACACCATTCTCACGCTCATCGCCAACGATCAACTCGAACTGTCACTTGAGGACCTCCGGGAGATGGAATCTGTCAAGATCGATATCGACCCGGAGAAAGAGGAGATGGTGCCCCGGCCGGACGCGCCGCCGGAAATGGTCGAGGAGACCAAGCAGGTGCTTGACAACGCACAGCCGCTGTTCAACACCTACAAGAGCCGCGAAACGCCGGATATCGTCTCAGCGCTGATGGACGATTCCGAGGAGACCGCTGACGAAGACAGCATCGACTTCGGCCAGTTCGTTCCGAAGGCCGGAGCGGAGGCAGATAGCGAATGAGCCTCGACACACCGAGTCAGCAACAGGTGGGCAGCGGCGGTGCGCTCGGTGACACGTTCTACCCGGCGTACCAGATGGTGTTCGACGACGAGGGAGACTTCGTCAACAGCGTCGAGAACAAACTCGCGGAGGCCCGGATGGCCGACAACGTCGAGATGTTCCTCGCACGCGCACTCGCAGTCGGTGTCATCGCGGGACTTGCGCTGTGGCTCGTCGGCACGTTCCTCGGCTATCTACTGGTCCAGTTGCTGTTTGCCGGTGGGGAAGCGCCGACACTCATCGGGATTCCAGTGTCCGAGAGCGTCTCAGAGATTCTAGCTGTGCTGAAGCTCCCCTTCCTCGTCATCGTGACCGGCTTCGTCTTCGGCGCCATCGGGTTCGGTATCGGGTTCGGGTCGCTGGTATCGATTCCGTACTTCCGCGCGAGCGCGCGCGAGCGCGAAATCAACGTCCTATTGTCCGATTCAATCTCGTTCATGTACGCGCTATCCGTGGGCGGGCTCAACCAACTCGAAATCCTGCAGTCGATGGGAAAGGCCGAAGACACGTACGGTGAGGTCGCAAAGGAGTTCCAGTCCATCGTGCTGGAGACGGAGTATTTCGATACTGATTACCGGACCGCTGTCCGGAACCAGGCGCTGCAAACCCCGTCGGACGAACTGTCCCAGTTCCTGACGGATATGCTCTCTATCATTAACTCCGGCGGGGACATGACCTCTTTCCTCGAAGACCAGAAGGAAAAGCACATGCGAACCGCCCGGCAGGAACAGGAGAAGATGCTGGAGACGCTGGAACTGTTCGGCGAGATGTACATGACGCTCTCGCTGTTCCCACTGCTTCTCATCATCATTCTGGTCATCATGTCGATGATGGGCAACGCCCAGAAATCCCTCATTTACGGGACCGTGTACGGGCTAATTCCCCTGACAGGTCTGGGCTTTCTGGTCCTCGTCTCGACTGTCACGCAGGACTCTATCGGGGACGGCTATTTGCGTTCGAGCCCTGGCGAGAAGGAACTCGTCGTCGACGAAGGTGTCGGCGTGTTCAACCTCGGGCTCATCGAGAGCTACACAGGGACCTACAGCGTCTTCGACCGGATCAAGAGTCGGGAGGGGACCCACGAACTCCTCGCTATCCTCACGCGGCCTGACCTGTTCTTCCGTGACCATCCGCTGTTGGTGCTGTGGCTGACGGTGCCGCTGTCAATCCTTGCCGTCGTCGCAGCTATCGTCATCGGCTGGGCCCCGTTATCGCTGGACGGGATGATCGCTGTCCCGGTTCGCTCGACGTTCTTCTGGGTGTACGTCCCGATGTACCTCAACTTCATCCCGCTGATGATCTTCTACGAGTGGAACCAGCGCTCTCGGAAGGCAATCATCGGTAAACTTTCCGAAAACCTCCGGAAGCTCGCATCAGCCAACGACACCGGGATGACGTTGCTAGAGTCGGTCAAGGTGGTCTCCGAGACGTCCTCCGGAAAGCTCTCTGAGGAGTTCGAGACCATCCACGCAAAGGTCAACTACGGCACGAGCCTGAAAGACGCGCTCCGAGAATTCAACAACAAGTACAACGTCCCACGACTGGCACGGACAGTCAAGCTCATCGCAGAGGCACAGGAAGCCTCCAGCCAGATTCAGGACGTGCTCTCGACGGCTGCCCAGGCCTCGGAGAATCAAGACGACATCGAACGCGAACGAAAATCCCGGACGCGGATGCAGACGGTCATCATCCTGATGACGTACCTGACGTTGCTCGGCGTGATGGCGTTGCTGAAGACACAGTTCCTCGATGTGATGTCGGGACTGGCGACGCAGGCCTCCGGGTCAAGTAGTTCGAGCGCGCCCGGCGGCGGCTTCGGTGGCAGCGTCGACACGGAACTACTGTCGATGCTGTTCTTCCATGCAGTGACGCTACAGGCCCTGCTGTCGTCGTTTATCGCCGGCTATATTCGGGAAGTGAAACTTGTCGCAGGCGTAAAATTCGCAGTCGTCCTGTCGACGATTGCACTGGTGGTGTGGATCGCCGTGGGATAGCTGCCCCTTTGGCGGCTCGATGGCGGACGTATCAGATAACAAACAGGGTGTGTGGGATATGGATACAAGAGCACAAACACCGCAGGACTTCGCCGTAGGGGTGAGCGTCCTGCTCGTGACGATAATCGGGGTATTGGCCTTCGTACAAGGTAGTGCGATCGGCGTGTACGAATCCCCAGATGTACAGCGTAACCAACCAATTGCGGACAGGGCAGCAACGTACCTTGTGGAAAACCACTCGGTTGAGGGGACGCGGAACCTCATTCGCTACAACACGAGCGGTGGGATCAGCGAGTCCCTCAACAAGGACGAAGCCAATCCCCCCGGCACGCTTGTGCTTGATGGCTTAAAATCGAACGCCGGCCTCAACACCGCAACCCAACGCCGGACAAACGCATCACTCAATGTAACCGTCGTCAACGCGTCATCGCTCGAAGCAGGCACACGGGACCCAGCAGTTGATGATCACGGCCAGCGGCTCGCATGGGGGCCTGATGCCGCCGATAGAAACAACATCGCAACGACCTCCCGCGTGGTGAAACTGACCAACGCAACCGGCCAGTGCGATCCAGTCTGCTGGCTCATCGTGAGGGTGTGGTAACGATGCGTGGCCAAGCCTACACGCTAGAAGGTGTTCTCGCGGCTATCGTCGTTGTGACAGCGACCGTCTACGGCCTGTCGGCAGTCGACACCGGTCCGTTCCAGACCGGCGCCCAGCAGCGGACCGCGGCACTGGAAACCCGCGCGAGCGACACGCTATCACTGGCGGCAGAAACCGGGGCGCTGCACAACGCAACGGCGTGTTACAGCGTCGGAACACCGACACTCAACGGCAACCAGACGGGCAGCTCAACCGAGTTCGAGCTGATGTTGAACCGGACTTTCGACCGGCAGGGAGAACAGTACAATCTCTACTTCAGTTACTCGGACTCAGGCGCGCGCCAGACAATCCTCGCCTCGCAGGAATCAGACGAGAACGTCGCTAAGCGGCCGGCTGATGCAGCTGTCGCAACCGAAACGGTGACGCTGACTGACGATATGCCCACCCGAATCGGCGACTGCAGCGGCACCGGCCCGTCTCTCTCGACCGTCAGCGGGTATTTCGCTCCCGATGCAGAGCCCGACTCTATCGTCTACAACGTCGTGGAGGTGCGTCTGGTCGTATGGTAGCCAACGAGCGCGGACAACTGCTGTTGGTTGGTGGCATTGCCATCGCTATCGTCGTGTTCAGTACAATACTGTTTGCCCACAGTCTCGCTGTCACTGACGGTATCACGACCACTGGAAGTGCAAACACTATCGAGCGGTCAGCTGACCGAGAAGCCTCCGTTGAGCGGGATTTTGGACGACTCGCGGCCCAAACGCGGGGCGATGACCTCGACGGATTCGAGGCACGATACGAGGACGCGCTTCAGAACTACACGCGGACACACAACCGTGTCGTTGGAGGCAGCGGTGGGGTCTATCTGAACGCAAAGCTGAACGAAACTGCGTCGCTCGGCACCGAGGTAAATCAGACTGCTACCCCCGCAGAGAAGTTCAAGAAGCCGAGTGGTGGTGGTGGAAGCAAGTGGGACTTAGTAAACGATAGTACTCGTGTAGCGGTGTTCAATGTTACCTATGCTGACCTCAATGGCGTTGGGAATCCGACTACCATCGTCGTCGAAAATACGACGGATCGATGGACAATGACACTTGACGGAACACCGCCGGGAAAACAGAAAGAGATACTAGTTAACGGTGTCTCACAGTGCTCAAATAAGGGCACCGCCTACGTCGATTTGCTGGCCGGAACATGTGTGATTAACGGTACAACTGGAACGTACCCAACTTTCACCAGCGAACTTGAGGGACCCTACAACGTCACAATCAAACACGGCGCCAAATCAGATGTCAGGTATCGATTCGCGGCCATCGGCACCTTCCCGAGCACGAACTATGGTTCCGGAGATACCGCGCCGTATCCCGTCGTCCCTGCCATAGACGTGACCTACGACACACCATCTGCGAGCTACAACCGAACAGTTCTGGTGGAGGTGGACGACGGATGAGCCTCGACCGTCTCCTGTCTGACAGCCGCGGCGTCTCGCCCGCGGTCACGCAGGCGCTCACTATCGGCATCACGTCGCTGCTGGTGACCGGCCTTCTCATCGGTGGGAGCCAGATGGTCGATTCACAGCGTGAGCGCGTGACAGAGGAAGCGCTGGAGAACGTCGGCGATGGTATCGCGCGCGACCTGATTCGCTTGGATGCGTTCGACACTGAGTCACTCAATTCGACAGTGTCGTTTCGTGCGACGTATCCCGAGCGGATCGCTGACCAGTCGTACAATGTCGAGGTCTCTCCGGATACCTCACGCACGAGCGTGTACGTGAATGCATCAGGACTGAACCGGTACGCTGTCGTCCGATTCGAAAATGAAACGAATGTCTGCCCATCTGTCGTCTCCAGTGGACCGCTAGCTGTCTCGTACAATGCGACGGCCGACTGTATGGAGGTGACACGCGGATGATCTCGCCACCGTCAGGACAAGGCGGTCACAACCGTGGTGTGTCCGATCTGCTCGCGTTTACGCTCACGTTCAGCATCATCATCACTGGCATCGCGCTGGTGACGCTCGGTGGACTAGGGGCGTTCGACGCTATTCAACAGGGGGCGACAACTGATGTCGCCGAAACGTCGATGATCGGGTTCGCAGAGACTACGGACGACCACATCGAGGGCGGCGCCCCACGACGGACCACGAGTATGAAGCTCCAGGGTCACGGCCTCTCCATTCGGTCGTCAACGCTGAACGTAACTGTCGATGGACGGTCAACAGATATCTCGACCGGAGCGTTCATCCGAGAGACTGACTCGGGGACTGATATCGTCTACACCAGCGGTGCAGTGTATCGGGTCCAGCAGGAGGGCCTGGTCGTCTCACGGAAACCTAGTTTCCGGTGTACCCCTGATAGCGGCAGTGCATACCTCTCCGTCCTTTCGCTTGACGGACAGACCGATTTCTCCGCGTCGAGTCGTGTCACAATCGAGACGACCGTCCAGAACAAAACGCTTGTTTCGCCACAGGCCGGTAAGCAGCCATCTGCTACAACCGTCTCGATCAACGTCTCGGAGACTGCGTACCCGGATGCATGGCACCGTCTGTTCGAGCAGGAACTGTCGAACTGGTCCGGCCACTCGGAACCACACACGTACCAGTGTACTGGTATCAGCCGCGCTGTCGTCCACAATACGACGGTCGATATCCGTACTGTCACCTAACGGCCTCTGTCTGCGGTGCATAGACCCGTCGCTGTAGGACTCCGTTCTGGACGGTGAGAAAACCGTTATGCAGCAGTCATCAGCGCTGCGATGAATGACCACTCCGTCCCGCTGTTTGCTTCTTCTTGTTTCGCCATAGCCGCAGTCTTGTCTCGTGGGTGCTTCCAGTTCATTACGACCATCGGTACGTGCTCAGCAGTCATGAAGTGTTCGATAACTAATATATTGTTGTGGTTTTTCATGATTGAGAGCGCTTCGCAGGTCAGTAGCCACCCAGTTCTCTTTAGCCGTTAATGACAGAGCTTTCACATAGTGGTAATTCTCCGTTTCGTTCGATATTCGGGGTGGAAAACAGAATATTATGATCCGCAGGCGATAATCGTAGTACAATCGGTTATACGGCGGTAAGCGGCTCTCTATTTACATCTAAGATTGCTAAGAGCTGCATCCGAACGACACCCACATGTGAGTCGTTGGCAAGGTAGTACTATTACCCTCCACTCCATAAGATTGGATACTAATGAAGAAGCAAGAACTCATTCACCTTCACAGTCTTCTCGCGCAGGTACAACACCACTACGAGCACGAAGCGGACACGAGCGTTGAGCACGATCTGTACGCCGACCTCGGTGTCAAACCGACATCGATCCACAAATCGAAGACAGACCACAAGGAAGCAGTGTTTGCGCTCGCTTCCGGACTGACGGATGCAATGGCCGAGGAAGCCGACGAACCACAGGCGCTGACTGCCGACTGAATCGACGTACTGTCGTCAGTTCGTTCTCACCGTTTCACTATTCTCAGTAGCTATCGGCCAGTTCCTACCGTGGCACGGCCACTATGTCGGCCGCATGGTACACGCTATCTCGCCTCTCAAACGACTTATACGGGAGGCCATCGTATTTATACTGTGAGCGACGATTCAGGGCGGCGGAATCTCCGCATGCCTACAAACGACGAGATGTTTGCAGTGGTAACAGAGCACCTTGGCGGGAACCACGTCCGCATTCGCTGTGAGGACGGCGAAACCCGACTCGGCCGGATCCCGGGCCGGATGAAGTTCCGAACCTGGATTAACGAGGACGACATCGTTCTCGCCGAACCGTGGGACTGGCAAGACGAGAAGGCCAACATCGAATGGCGCTACAAGGGGCAAGACGCTGACCAGCTCCGTGCCGAAGGCCACATCGACTCGCTGACCGCCTAATTTTACCACTGTACCGCGTCCTGGTTCACGACGACGGTGAGATATTTCTCTGCTGTAACCAGCGATTGTCCCTGGGCTG includes:
- a CDS encoding thioredoxin family protein; amino-acid sequence: MVSLDSESDVLGRGDEALPFELPGADGATYSLSDFVDTDALLVVFTCNHCPYAKAKVDELNRLATEYDDLAVVGINANDPEEYPDDSFERMQELVERGEIQYDAYLFDESQDVAAAYGARCTPDPFLFRNDGGTFKLAYHGRLDDAPNPDDEPSEREMAIHVETLLDGDQITAVEKPSRGCSIKWKPGNEPAYWDV
- a CDS encoding Lrp/AsnC family transcriptional regulator — protein: MSSRREILDLLRENARYTTEDIARLTDYSESEVAEAIEEFEEAGVIRGYGAVVDWNAVETDEERVRATVELNVTLDRETSYDDISDRIAKFPEVTSLRLVSGDYDFDLEVEGDSMREVSHFISDKIAPIPEITQTVTHYIMESYKEQGMEFDDHDDDDRLSVSP
- a CDS encoding pyridoxal phosphate-dependent aminotransferase, yielding MTFEAADRVDSVPPSGIRRFFELAEEMDDIISLGVGEPDFSAPWAAREAAIASLERGQTSYTANRGKRELRERIADYEAAAHNLQYDPDEEILVTAGASEGLDLAFRALLNPGDSIAIAQPCYVSYVPGATFAGIDVVDVPTRAADEFKLTREVLESSGAAEADALVYCYPNNPTGATMTAEEMADVAAFCRENDLLVFADEIYADLTYEHDHTSIATLPGMRERTVVFNGFSKAFAMTGFRLGYAMAPPEAIEAMNRIHQYSMLSAPTTAQHAAIEALDNCRDEVTDMAAQYDRRRKYVLTRFEEMGLDCFPAAGAFYAFPECPWDDAGEFAESLLQEKQVAVVPGTAFGEGGSGHLRVSYATGLDDLKEAMVRIESFLN
- a CDS encoding type II/IV secretion system ATPase subunit, giving the protein MAIDDTGGGESDQVNGGGNLTDEPVRVGEYTWDDLRREVHDGGRFDRSVYLGFEPRELSQRLEDAASAGKTLQAPFEEYLDPTTTPVAKDIYTWEHFKQEYYYKDGSLPRDSDGEVIPFDESEYLNFDPEHTENKLSAAEDIASELHEYVDENTVDVNPELDEDEFFSTRDGHTTVVNRYDLEKAVPQSKKSHFNELERYWVNKPYACVIIFHSRKENEKKYYVIEPYLTDIEIDLREFLSGKLKTAIKYSEDDVIVQGTDADRAQVIQREAEQLLSRYDLYNGSVSSSGEESVLGQVKELFGLDEETQSETAGQLSGISTRPEPAILQDDDPKLNEYQVEKLLYMLKRDFVGYARIDGVKHDINVEDISCDGYNSRVFVYHTDYEQIISNVEHGEGELDDFVVKLAQRSGKGISKRQPQVDATLPDGSRAQLTLGREVSDHGTNYTIRQFKDVPFTPIDLINWNTFSLDEMAFLWLCIENNKSLIFAGGTASGKTTSLNAVSLFIPSNSKIVSIEDTREVELPQRNWVASVTRPSFGEDDKGDVDEFDLLEAALRQRPDYIVMGEIRGEEGRTLFQVMSTGHTTYTTFHADSVGEVIKRFTTEPINVSKTLFTALDLVSIQTQTRVDGNKVRRNKSLTEINEYSAENDEINVRDVYEWRAETDEYIQMGNSNTLEEIKFDRGWTQDKLDEELFKRKVVLAYLIEKGLNTYTQVAATIQAFINDPDTILTLIANDQLELSLEDLREMESVKIDIDPEKEEMVPRPDAPPEMVEETKQVLDNAQPLFNTYKSRETPDIVSALMDDSEETADEDSIDFGQFVPKAGAEADSE